A part of Papilio machaon chromosome 21, ilPapMach1.1, whole genome shotgun sequence genomic DNA contains:
- the LOC106721737 gene encoding venom serine carboxypeptidase, translating into MLRYFISLVILFEVLVPTFCFLHRYPKLNLNGQVHGDPGSPLFLTPYIESGNITVARELARVPLTERLRIKSYAGFFTVDKKYDSNQFFWYFPAMIPNNKDAPVIVWLQGGPGDSSLYGLFTENGPLRVRDKKIELRKYHWAISHHLIYIDNPVGTGFSFTKDPKGYCSNETQIGEQLYSTITQFFQLFPDLQQNKFFITGESYAGKYIPAFAYTIHKKNPTANTKINLKAMAIGNGLSDPEHQIVYSKYLYQIGLLDWNQAKIFEDYEKKGIEYIQQKQWKNAYEVFETLLGEVFLNMTGFEFYLNYLHTKDYIDFEDFGPMLQKAFVRRAIHVGNLTFHQGQEVENYLIEDAMRSVAPLMTELLDHYYVVIYNGQLDVMVSYPSTVNYLRHLNFTGSEDYKTAKRYQWKVDGELAGYVKQAGKLVEIMVRNAGHRVPGDQPKWALDMITHLTHEKMFY; encoded by the coding sequence ATGTTGCGATATTTTATAAgcttagttattttattcgaAGTATTAGTTCCGACTTTTTGTTTCTTGCATCGATATCCAAAGTTAAATCTTAATGGCCAAGTGCACGGGGACCCCGGATCACCTTTATTTCTTACTCCATACATCGAGAGCGGCAACATAACAGTTGCTAGGGAACTTGCTCGAGTACCATTAACGGAAAGACTTCGGATAAAAAGCTATGCCGGGTTCTTCACAGTTGACAAGAAATATGATTCTAATCAGTTCTTTTGGTACTTCCCAGCGATGATACCTAACAACAAAGATGCACCAGTTATAGTTTGGCTGCAAGGTGGACCTGGCGATTCATCATTATATGGACTTTTCACTGAAAATGGACCATTACGGGtgagagataaaaaaattgaacttcGCAAATACCATTGGGCAATAAGCCACcatcttatttatatagataaccCAGTGGGTACCGGATTTAGTTTCACAAAAGATCCTAAAGGTTACTGTAGCAATGAAACACAGATTGGTGAACAACTTTATTCAACTATCACACAATTCTTCCAGTTGTTCCCTGACTTAcagcaaaataaatttttcattacgGGTGAATCCTATGCTGGCAAATATATACCTGCATTTGCTTATACAATACACAAAAAGAATCCGACCgcaaatactaaaattaaccTTAAAGCTATGGCTATTGGCAATGGACTGAGTGACCCAGAACATCAAATTGTGTATAGTAAATACTTATATCAAATAGGTCTATTAGACTGGAATCAAGCCAAGATATTTGAGGATTACGAAAAGAAAGGTATTGAATACATTCAGCAGAAGCAATGGAAAAATGCATATGAGGTATTTGAAACTCTTTTAGGCGAAGTTTTCCTCAACATGACTGGTTTTGAATTCTACCTAAATTACTTGCACACCAAAGATTATATAGATTTTGAAGATTTTGGTCCTATGCTACAAAAGGCTTTTGTAAGAAGAGCAATACATGTTGGTAACTTAACATTCCATCAAGGACAGGaagttgaaaattatttaatagaagATGCAATGAGATCTGTAGCTCCACTGATGACTGAGCTTTTGGATCATTACTATGTCGTTATTTATAACGGTCAACTTGATGTAATGGTTTCCTATCCGTCAACAGTTAATTATTTACGGCATCTTAATTTTACTGGATCTGAAGATTATAAGACTGCTAAGAGGTACCAGTGGAAAGTAGATGGTGAGTTGGCTGGTTATGTGAAGCAGGCTGGCAAGCTAGTGGAAATTATGGTGAGGAATGCAGGCCACAGGGTACCTGGAGACCAGCCTAAGTGGGCATTAGATATGATCACACATTTAACTCatgagaaaatgttttattaa